In Brienomyrus brachyistius isolate T26 chromosome 25, BBRACH_0.4, whole genome shotgun sequence, a single window of DNA contains:
- the clrn2 gene encoding clarin-2, which translates to MPGIWKKITFSFASLLNIASVVLTVVALSTEKWVIGKILCQTGADLVNASDPELEKFIGDIYFGLFQGGKIWKCGLGSRRSKIYIFPRLVKKLNGGLHVIIILFLFVAIGFSFVSLAFCIYNARKIPYQSIKGPPGLYLWNFIAGAFGMFGIVCFIAAVKQHCLTERVANFREDIFRFVVLEEEYDFSFWLCVASTATHGTNFIVVAMSKIHFPKIHTKKPDEPSVTAEDFLY; encoded by the exons ATGCCTGGGATCTGGAAGAAGATCACGTTTTCCTTCGCCTCTCTGCTCAACATTGCCTCagttgttctgactgttgtggCGCTTTCTACTGAGAAGTGGGTAATTGGGAAAATCCTATGCCAAACTGGTGCTGATCTGGTTAATGCGTCAGATCCTGAGCTGGAGAAGTTTATCGGTGACATATATTTTGGGCTGTTTCAAGGGGGCAAAATATGGAAATGTGGTCTGGGAAGCAGACGGTCCAAAATCTACA TATTCCCGAGGCTTGTGAAGAAGTTGAATGGTGGCCTTCACGTGATTATCatcttattcctttttgttgcCATTGGTTTTTCATTTGTAAGTTTAGCATTCTGCATTTACAATGCACGAAAAATCCCATATCAATCTATTAAAGGGCCTCCCGGACTATACTTGTGGAATTTTATTGCAG GCGCCTTTGGAATGTTCGGCATCGTCTGCTTCATTGCAGCTGTGAAGCAGCACTGTCTCACAGAGAGAGTGGCGAACTTCCGGGAGGACATCTTTCGATTCGTTGTTCTGGAGGAAGAATACGACTTCTCATTCTGGCTGTGTGTGGCCAGCACTGCAACTCACGGGACAAATTTTATCGTTGTAGCCATGAGTaaaatccattttccaaaaataCACACTAAGAAGCCGGATGAACCAAGCGTCACAGCTGAAGACTTCTTATACTGA